From Enterococcus mundtii, the proteins below share one genomic window:
- a CDS encoding SpaH/EbpB family LPXTG-anchored major pilin: MKNRKNFKKVLLCLISSLLTLVALLPNPQVFAEGMDAQLVIHKKKMLDFPQQEIQNTGKEMTEFNNYQGLADVTFHVYDVTESFAEARKNGATIEEAKAIVQSQTSGTALLSGTTDAQGDLSLALPKKQAGKDAVYVIEEEAKSGVTAAANMVVAFPVYELIKQSDGSYQYGTEELDVVHLYPKNVVENEGTLKVKKVGSAEGEALNGAEFVIVKEDAGVAKYLQGVAQGMYTWTTDKSKAKHFVTGKSYEIGEEDVAENEAEKGQMLITGLEVGEYVLEEVKAPENAAMITEQTKTPFTIVVGSQTPVELIVKNDTTKVEKETPQLDGQDVAIGEPINYEISVNIPLGIADKEGSNNKYTTFKLIDTHDPALTFMNQSTGETGYALYDGETIIDSTNYHVTEQTNGFTVTIEPTYIPSLTPGGTLSFVYYMHLNQLAEPTQGYNNEANVDTGHMTDQTPPTVEVLTGGKRFIKVDGAVADIKPLADASFVVRDQDEATAKYLIIDPVTKAVAWTTSQEEATIFTTTSDGLVDITGLSYGTYYLEETKAPNNYVKLTERIAFKVDQQSYAVAGELVAPEKVPNKHKGTLPATGGKGISLYIFLGVVLLTIVGAYWLKRPKVK; this comes from the coding sequence ATGAAGAATAGAAAAAATTTCAAAAAAGTATTACTATGTCTTATTTCATCACTACTTACACTGGTGGCATTACTTCCTAATCCACAAGTGTTTGCTGAAGGAATGGATGCACAATTGGTGATCCACAAAAAGAAAATGTTAGATTTCCCACAACAAGAGATCCAAAATACAGGGAAAGAAATGACTGAATTCAACAACTATCAAGGGTTGGCAGATGTGACGTTCCATGTGTATGATGTCACCGAATCATTTGCTGAAGCAAGAAAAAATGGCGCGACGATTGAAGAAGCAAAAGCGATCGTCCAATCACAGACTTCTGGCACAGCTCTTCTTTCTGGTACCACAGACGCTCAGGGGGATCTTTCTTTAGCATTGCCAAAAAAACAAGCTGGAAAAGATGCAGTTTATGTGATTGAAGAAGAAGCAAAATCAGGAGTAACAGCTGCTGCAAATATGGTTGTGGCATTTCCAGTATATGAACTGATCAAACAATCCGACGGTTCATATCAATATGGGACAGAAGAACTAGACGTAGTTCATTTATATCCTAAAAATGTCGTGGAAAATGAAGGAACGCTGAAGGTCAAAAAAGTAGGTTCAGCAGAAGGTGAAGCACTAAACGGTGCGGAATTTGTCATTGTGAAAGAAGATGCAGGTGTTGCCAAATATTTGCAAGGTGTAGCACAAGGAATGTATACATGGACAACTGATAAATCTAAAGCAAAACACTTTGTGACTGGCAAAAGCTATGAAATCGGTGAAGAGGACGTTGCTGAAAATGAAGCAGAGAAAGGTCAAATGCTCATTACTGGATTAGAAGTTGGCGAATATGTGTTAGAAGAAGTAAAAGCACCTGAAAATGCAGCGATGATCACTGAGCAAACGAAGACACCATTCACAATTGTTGTTGGTAGCCAAACGCCAGTTGAACTTATAGTGAAAAATGATACGACGAAAGTAGAAAAAGAAACGCCGCAATTAGATGGGCAAGACGTAGCAATCGGAGAACCGATCAATTATGAGATCAGCGTCAATATTCCTCTTGGGATCGCGGATAAAGAAGGATCAAACAATAAATATACCACCTTCAAATTGATTGATACACATGATCCAGCTTTAACATTCATGAACCAATCAACGGGAGAAACAGGTTATGCACTTTACGATGGTGAAACGATCATTGATTCAACAAATTACCACGTAACTGAACAAACAAACGGCTTCACAGTAACGATTGAACCAACTTATATTCCTTCATTGACTCCAGGTGGTACGTTGAGTTTTGTTTATTACATGCATTTGAATCAGTTAGCAGAACCAACCCAAGGCTATAACAACGAAGCAAATGTTGATACTGGACATATGACAGATCAAACACCACCAACTGTGGAAGTACTGACAGGTGGGAAACGATTCATTAAAGTAGATGGAGCAGTAGCTGATATCAAACCATTAGCAGACGCTTCGTTTGTGGTACGTGATCAAGATGAAGCAACAGCGAAATATTTGATCATTGATCCAGTAACAAAAGCAGTAGCGTGGACGACTTCACAGGAAGAAGCAACGATTTTCACGACAACAAGTGATGGATTAGTGGATATCACAGGCTTGTCTTATGGTACGTATTATTTAGAAGAAACAAAAGCACCAAACAATTATGTGAAACTAACTGAACGAATTGCGTTTAAGGTCGATCAGCAATCTTATGCTGTTGCAGGTGAATTGGTTGCACCAGAGAAAGTACCAAACAAACACAAAGGGACATTACCAGCAACTGGTGGCAAAGGCATTTCATTGTACATTTTCTTAGGTGTGGTTTTACTGACAATCGTGGGTGCATACTGGCTAAAACGACCAAAAGTTAAATAG
- a CDS encoding class C sortase has product MKQKKWRLLDLIMFSVFFIGVLSLAYPFVSDTLNNYLDQQIIKNYQKKAKSEHATELAELQKRMIKKNEQLASNVAMPEADPFSKKKKNDQKSQKSYIESHTVGVLTIPKINVSLPIFDQTTTKLLEKGACLLEGTSYPIGGKSTHAVLSSHRGLPQAKLFTDLPQLKIEDHFYIEINGQYLAYQVDQIKTVAPTETEALQIQENQDLVTLVTCTPYMVNSHRLLVRGHRVAVEPEEIKESLEKVKRAKRTAFLLVNGLISVFLLLFLIMMIKYFTKVIKK; this is encoded by the coding sequence ATGAAACAAAAAAAATGGCGTCTGTTAGATCTAATCATGTTCTCGGTATTTTTTATCGGTGTCCTCAGCTTGGCGTATCCTTTTGTCAGTGATACGTTGAATAATTATCTCGACCAGCAGATCATCAAAAATTATCAAAAAAAGGCAAAGTCTGAACATGCGACAGAACTTGCTGAATTACAAAAGCGGATGATCAAAAAAAATGAACAACTGGCATCAAACGTAGCGATGCCAGAAGCAGACCCATTTTCCAAGAAAAAAAAAAATGATCAAAAATCTCAGAAATCGTATATCGAATCACATACCGTTGGTGTTTTGACGATCCCCAAAATCAATGTCAGCTTACCGATTTTTGATCAAACAACGACGAAACTATTGGAAAAAGGCGCTTGTCTGCTCGAGGGCACCTCATACCCGATCGGAGGCAAATCGACACATGCGGTACTTTCCAGCCACCGAGGCTTGCCGCAAGCAAAATTGTTTACAGATTTACCTCAATTAAAAATAGAAGATCACTTTTATATTGAAATCAATGGACAGTATCTTGCGTATCAAGTCGATCAGATTAAAACCGTAGCACCGACAGAAACAGAAGCGCTACAAATCCAAGAAAATCAAGATTTAGTCACACTGGTTACTTGTACTCCGTATATGGTCAACAGTCACCGTTTATTAGTACGCGGACACAGGGTCGCTGTTGAACCAGAAGAAATAAAAGAATCGTTAGAAAAAGTGAAACGGGCGAAGCGTACTGCATTTTTACTCGTAAATGGCTTGATCAGTGTGTTTTTGTTGCTATTTCTTATCATGATGATAAAATATTTTACAAAAGTTATTAAAAAATAA
- the trhA gene encoding PAQR family membrane homeostasis protein TrhA — protein sequence MEIEFSRKYQIVNEVLNAVTHGIAALLSLLCFNLLMDRAHTTLDYVAFAIYGSSLFLLFFSSTLFHSLIFTKAKKVFQVFDHCSIYLLIAGTYTPFCLLVVQGTTGLVLLSVIWATAVIGIIYKCLTLTKTNKVSKVSTIIYNVMGWAIIVVLPKLYQNIDLTGLLLLVGGGIAYSVGSLFYSMKSRRFTHVIWHLFVMLGAALMFLAIYVSN from the coding sequence ATGGAGATAGAATTTAGCCGAAAGTACCAAATCGTCAATGAAGTATTAAATGCGGTGACCCATGGGATTGCAGCTTTGTTAAGTCTGCTTTGCTTCAATTTGCTGATGGATCGCGCCCATACAACCTTAGATTATGTCGCTTTTGCGATTTATGGTAGTTCTCTTTTTCTGCTATTCTTTTCTTCTACGTTATTTCATAGTTTGATTTTTACGAAAGCAAAAAAAGTATTTCAGGTATTTGATCATTGTTCGATCTACCTTTTGATTGCTGGAACCTACACGCCATTTTGTCTGCTAGTCGTGCAAGGAACGACAGGACTAGTTTTGCTAAGTGTTATTTGGGCGACAGCAGTGATTGGCATCATCTATAAATGTTTGACTTTAACAAAGACAAACAAGGTATCAAAAGTTTCAACGATCATTTACAATGTGATGGGGTGGGCAATCATCGTTGTGCTACCTAAGCTCTATCAGAATATCGATTTGACTGGCTTGCTACTGCTAGTTGGCGGAGGAATCGCCTATTCTGTGGGATCACTATTTTATAGCATGAAAAGCAGACGATTCACCCATGTGATTTGGCATCTATTTGTCATGTTAGGTGCAGCGTTGATGTTTTTAGCAATCTATGTAAGTAATTGA
- the lysA gene encoding diaminopimelate decarboxylase, which produces MTELTIGEIPVSQLANEYQTPLYVYDEKKMEETIKSFKLNFDSDSFQTKILYASKAFQTVELLHLIAEQGLGLDVVSGGEIYTALQAGFPLEDIYFHGNNKTIDELRYAIENDIRHFVADNGMEVEVLEELSREYQKKLQIMLRLNVGIEAHTHEYIVTAHIDSKFGMLYDSDVCQQAIARIQQSEFLRLEGFHAHIGSQIFDMTAWLAEIDQLVTYLEDFQQPLSLNLGGGFGIRYTEADTPLPIAESVKHLVTHTEQTLADRNLTIDRLLIEPGRSIVGEAGTTLYTVGYIKETPHKKYYFVDGGMTDNIRPALYQAEYTCDLANKLDIEKTEKVTVAGKMCESGDVVIQETQLPPAEPGDLLAVYATGAYGYSMSSNYNRALRPAVVFVKDGVSREVVRRQTYADLLRGEVYADL; this is translated from the coding sequence ATGACAGAATTAACGATCGGCGAAATTCCAGTGAGTCAATTAGCAAATGAATATCAAACACCCCTATATGTGTATGATGAAAAAAAGATGGAAGAAACGATAAAGTCGTTTAAGCTGAACTTTGATTCTGATTCTTTTCAAACAAAGATCTTGTATGCGTCTAAAGCCTTTCAAACGGTAGAATTACTCCATCTAATTGCTGAACAAGGGTTAGGTCTAGATGTCGTAAGTGGTGGGGAGATTTATACCGCGTTACAAGCTGGATTTCCTTTAGAAGATATTTATTTCCATGGCAACAACAAAACGATTGATGAATTAAGATATGCCATTGAAAATGATATACGCCATTTTGTTGCAGATAATGGGATGGAAGTCGAAGTCTTGGAAGAGTTAAGCCGAGAATATCAGAAAAAGCTACAGATCATGTTGCGATTGAACGTAGGGATCGAAGCACATACCCATGAATACATCGTCACCGCACATATCGATTCAAAATTCGGCATGCTTTACGATAGCGATGTTTGCCAACAAGCGATTGCACGTATCCAACAAAGTGAATTTCTTAGATTGGAAGGCTTTCATGCCCACATCGGCTCACAAATCTTTGATATGACTGCTTGGCTGGCTGAGATCGACCAGCTGGTTACCTACCTTGAAGATTTTCAACAACCGCTTTCTTTAAATCTGGGAGGGGGCTTTGGTATCCGTTATACCGAAGCGGACACACCTTTACCAATTGCAGAATCAGTCAAACATCTGGTTACACACACAGAGCAGACGCTAGCTGACAGAAACTTAACGATCGATCGCTTATTGATTGAACCTGGGAGAAGTATCGTTGGTGAAGCCGGAACAACACTTTATACAGTCGGCTATATCAAAGAAACACCTCACAAGAAATATTATTTTGTGGATGGTGGGATGACAGATAATATTCGACCGGCACTTTATCAAGCTGAATATACCTGTGATTTGGCAAATAAACTAGACATTGAAAAAACAGAAAAAGTGACAGTTGCCGGAAAAATGTGTGAATCAGGAGACGTGGTGATCCAAGAAACACAGTTGCCTCCTGCAGAGCCAGGTGATCTTCTGGCAGTGTATGCCACAGGCGCCTACGGATATTCGATGAGTAGCAATTACAATCGTGCACTGCGACCAGCAGTTGTTTTTGTCAAAGATGGCGTGTCGAGAGAAGTCGTGCGTCGGCAAACTTATGCGGATCTATTGAGAGGAGAAGTCTATGCAGATTTATAA
- the dapF gene encoding diaminopimelate epimerase, which yields MQIYKYNGCGNDFILLDYDETIDYSHLAQSLCAPTAYDTDGLIAVKTEPLEMIYYNKDGSRAPMCGNGIRCFANYVSDQQLLEAPQFAVKTLAGMIHVTIHSRKPFYCTVDMGSPDYRPEKVGVAQSTPIIKQTLTIDERKVELTSLFMGTIHTVVFVEDALAELTKETGEKLCHHPLFKEKTNVNFVQSVNEEELIVRTYERGVGWTLACGTGCCAAYVVARDQGYLSGLQATIHLEQGDLLISGDKTITMAGPATYEWHKNLEVEA from the coding sequence ATGCAGATTTATAAATATAATGGTTGTGGCAATGATTTTATTCTCTTAGATTACGATGAAACGATCGACTATAGTCATTTGGCTCAAAGCTTATGTGCACCCACGGCTTACGATACGGATGGATTGATTGCTGTTAAAACCGAACCTTTAGAAATGATCTACTACAATAAAGACGGTAGCCGTGCGCCGATGTGTGGCAATGGTATCCGTTGTTTTGCCAATTATGTCAGCGATCAACAATTACTTGAAGCGCCACAATTTGCGGTCAAAACGCTTGCTGGGATGATCCATGTGACAATCCATTCACGAAAGCCTTTTTATTGCACAGTCGACATGGGTTCGCCGGACTACCGACCAGAGAAAGTAGGCGTAGCGCAATCAACACCTATCATCAAACAAACGCTGACGATTGATGAGCGAAAGGTAGAGCTGACTAGTTTATTCATGGGGACGATCCATACAGTTGTTTTTGTTGAAGATGCGTTGGCTGAATTAACCAAAGAGACTGGAGAAAAACTCTGCCATCATCCCTTATTCAAAGAAAAAACAAACGTCAATTTTGTCCAATCTGTCAATGAAGAAGAATTGATCGTCCGCACGTATGAACGTGGGGTCGGTTGGACACTAGCTTGTGGTACAGGTTGTTGTGCAGCGTATGTCGTCGCAAGAGATCAAGGCTACCTTTCCGGCTTACAAGCGACGATTCATTTAGAGCAAGGCGATTTACTGATTTCTGGCGATAAAACGATCACGATGGCGGGACCAGCCACATATGAATGGCATAAAAATTTGGAGGTAGAGGCATGA
- the dapA gene encoding 4-hydroxy-tetrahydrodipicolinate synthase, producing MIKGSIVALVTPMTETGAVDYLGLEQLIAFHLKEQTDGLLVLGTTGESPTLSEEEEEEIVRFTVEKVNGRIPVIAGAGSNATAKTVKKVQRFAELGADQLLVITPYYNKTSDVGLLAHFKAIADASSLPIILYNVPSRTGMTISLPVLTELAKHPRIIGIKEASGDMSYTMEVAQLIDESFALYSGNDDLILPILSIGGIGVISVWANIQPKVVHEVVHDYLNGNSPSAKEKQLTHLALINALFSETNPIPVKAAMNHLGLPAGPLRLPLIELGEEKKQQLIALLTENGGAST from the coding sequence ATGATCAAAGGTTCGATTGTCGCGTTAGTGACACCAATGACGGAAACAGGTGCAGTGGATTATCTAGGCTTGGAGCAGCTGATTGCGTTTCATCTGAAAGAACAAACAGACGGCTTACTGGTCCTTGGAACAACTGGGGAATCACCCACACTATCTGAGGAGGAAGAGGAAGAGATCGTACGATTCACCGTTGAAAAAGTCAATGGACGTATCCCAGTGATTGCTGGTGCAGGATCAAATGCAACGGCGAAAACGGTCAAGAAAGTCCAACGCTTTGCTGAACTTGGGGCAGACCAATTATTAGTGATCACCCCTTACTATAATAAAACGAGTGATGTAGGGTTACTGGCTCATTTTAAAGCGATCGCAGACGCTTCCTCGCTACCAATCATCTTATATAACGTACCGTCACGAACAGGGATGACGATTTCGTTACCTGTATTAACAGAACTAGCGAAGCATCCACGAATCATCGGCATCAAGGAAGCCTCTGGTGATATGTCCTATACAATGGAAGTGGCGCAACTGATTGATGAATCATTTGCACTATACAGTGGCAATGATGATTTGATTTTACCTATTCTAAGTATTGGTGGTATCGGTGTGATCAGTGTTTGGGCAAATATCCAGCCAAAAGTAGTCCATGAAGTAGTTCATGATTACTTAAACGGAAACAGTCCTTCAGCAAAAGAAAAACAATTGACTCATTTAGCGTTGATCAATGCCTTATTCAGTGAAACCAATCCAATTCCAGTGAAAGCAGCAATGAATCATTTAGGCTTACCTGCTGGACCATTAAGACTACCACTGATTGAATTAGGCGAGGAGAAAAAGCAACAACTTATCGCACTGTTAACAGAAAACGGAGGGGCAAGCACATGA
- the dapB gene encoding 4-hydroxy-tetrahydrodipicolinate reductase has translation MNIGIIGSGKMGKRIAEVTEEYQHQPLSLTESLQATEELSFDQTPAVMIDFSHPAGLDKILRYSKAHQVPLVIGTTGYTEEQFAEIAQAAQTIPVLYSANFSLGIMVMNRLIKQAAKDLASWQIELIEKHHSQKKDAPSGTAKRLVETLQSVRELTPVYQWADKSREDQQIGVHSLRAGSFPGEHEVLFATKDEVLSVKHEAFSNRIFAEGAVQASIWLAEQSAGSYQLEDLFEPRGGA, from the coding sequence ATGAATATAGGGATCATCGGAAGTGGAAAAATGGGTAAGCGAATTGCAGAAGTTACCGAAGAATATCAACATCAGCCATTGAGTTTGACCGAATCCTTACAAGCAACGGAGGAATTATCGTTTGATCAGACACCAGCAGTCATGATCGATTTTTCTCATCCAGCTGGTTTGGATAAAATCTTGCGATACAGCAAAGCTCACCAAGTCCCACTGGTGATTGGCACAACAGGCTATACCGAAGAGCAATTTGCTGAAATCGCCCAAGCAGCTCAAACGATCCCTGTACTCTACAGTGCTAATTTTTCATTAGGGATCATGGTGATGAATCGCTTGATCAAACAAGCAGCTAAAGACTTAGCCAGCTGGCAGATCGAATTAATCGAAAAACACCACAGCCAAAAAAAAGACGCACCTTCTGGCACAGCCAAGCGCTTAGTAGAAACACTACAATCTGTTCGAGAGCTGACGCCTGTCTATCAATGGGCGGACAAATCACGAGAAGACCAACAAATCGGTGTCCATAGCCTACGTGCAGGCTCTTTTCCAGGAGAACATGAAGTCCTTTTTGCAACCAAAGATGAAGTTCTTTCAGTGAAGCACGAAGCCTTTTCAAATCGAATTTTTGCAGAAGGGGCAGTTCAAGCAAGTATCTGGTTGGCCGAGCAGTCAGCCGGTTCATATCAATTAGAAGATTTATTTGAACCTAGAGGAGGAGCCTAA
- the dapD gene encoding 2,3,4,5-tetrahydropyridine-2,6-dicarboxylate N-acetyltransferase, with product MNAQEIIRFIQTAEKKTPVKVYLNVSEPVEFPNAKVFGEVHSPIVFGDYKDIAPVLEKEAEKILAIELEQTARNSAVPLLDVKDINARIEPGAVIRDQVTIGDQAVIMMGAVINIGAEIGDHSMIDMGAILGGRATVGKNCHIGAGAVLAGVIEPASAQPVVIEDGVLVGANAVIVEGVRVGKNAVVAAGAVVLEDVAPETVVGGTPARVLKIKDDQTKENTALIAALREL from the coding sequence TTGAATGCACAAGAAATCATTCGTTTTATTCAAACAGCAGAAAAAAAGACCCCAGTCAAAGTTTATTTAAATGTATCAGAACCTGTCGAGTTTCCGAATGCGAAAGTATTTGGTGAAGTGCATAGTCCAATCGTTTTTGGAGATTACAAAGACATCGCGCCGGTACTAGAAAAAGAAGCGGAAAAAATCTTAGCGATCGAACTAGAACAAACTGCTAGAAACAGTGCAGTTCCTTTACTGGATGTCAAAGACATCAACGCTCGCATCGAACCAGGCGCTGTCATTCGTGATCAAGTGACCATCGGCGATCAAGCAGTGATCATGATGGGCGCTGTGATCAACATCGGTGCTGAGATCGGGGATCATAGCATGATCGATATGGGAGCAATCCTAGGCGGACGTGCGACTGTCGGTAAGAATTGTCATATCGGTGCTGGAGCTGTGTTAGCTGGAGTCATCGAGCCAGCTTCCGCTCAACCAGTAGTGATCGAAGATGGTGTATTAGTTGGTGCGAATGCAGTGATCGTCGAAGGCGTTCGTGTTGGAAAGAATGCAGTCGTCGCAGCAGGTGCAGTCGTTTTAGAAGACGTTGCCCCTGAGACGGTCGTTGGTGGTACACCGGCACGTGTATTAAAAATAAAAGATGATCAAACCAAAGAAAATACCGCATTGATTGCAGCACTAAGAGAATTGTAG
- a CDS encoding aspartate-semialdehyde dehydrogenase, which translates to MREIDTCIVGATGLVGQTMLRVLEEYDFPVGKLKLLASKRSAGSLSVFKGKEYVVEELTETSFSGYDLALFSAGASVSQTFGPIARQAGLVVIDNSSAWREDPTIPLIVPEVNLEDHTLDPLIANPNCSTIQSVLPLKALQNTFGVTRVNYTTYQAVSGSGQQGIADLQATKNGEPATFYPHDISQTVIPEIDRPMENGYTKEEQKMINETKKILHQPDLPVSATCVRVPIENGHGVSIAVELEKEFSLEQIRACFSQFPGILVVDNLAEHQYPTSTLARGTDQVYVGRIRRDLSVENGLLFYTVADNIRKGAAANAVQIALALLQEEVLS; encoded by the coding sequence ATGCGCGAAATAGATACCTGTATTGTCGGAGCGACGGGATTAGTCGGTCAAACTATGTTAAGAGTATTAGAGGAGTACGATTTTCCAGTAGGAAAACTCAAGCTTTTAGCATCCAAACGCTCTGCGGGGAGTCTGTCTGTGTTTAAGGGAAAAGAGTATGTTGTCGAAGAACTGACTGAGACTTCTTTTTCTGGGTATGATTTGGCGCTTTTTTCAGCTGGAGCATCCGTGTCTCAAACATTTGGCCCAATTGCACGTCAAGCCGGCTTAGTAGTCATCGATAATTCTTCAGCGTGGCGAGAAGATCCTACGATCCCGTTGATCGTCCCTGAAGTAAATCTAGAGGATCATACGTTAGATCCATTGATTGCCAACCCAAATTGTTCGACGATCCAGTCCGTGTTACCACTGAAAGCACTACAGAATACCTTTGGTGTGACACGTGTCAATTACACGACGTATCAAGCTGTTTCAGGTTCAGGGCAACAGGGAATCGCTGATCTACAGGCGACAAAAAATGGTGAACCAGCAACTTTTTATCCCCATGACATCAGTCAAACGGTCATTCCAGAAATCGATCGCCCAATGGAAAATGGGTATACCAAAGAAGAACAAAAAATGATCAATGAAACGAAAAAAATCTTGCATCAACCAGATTTGCCTGTATCTGCGACTTGTGTCCGTGTACCGATTGAAAATGGCCATGGTGTCTCGATTGCTGTTGAGTTAGAAAAGGAATTTTCATTGGAACAAATCCGTGCTTGCTTCAGTCAGTTTCCAGGGATTTTGGTTGTCGATAACTTAGCAGAACACCAATATCCCACAAGTACATTAGCAAGAGGCACAGACCAAGTATACGTTGGGCGTATTCGTCGCGACCTCTCTGTTGAAAATGGCTTACTCTTTTACACCGTGGCTGACAATATTCGCAAAGGCGCTGCGGCTAACGCGGTGCAAATTGCTTTGGCGCTTCTACAAGAGGAGGTCCTTTCATGA
- a CDS encoding aspartate kinase, with translation MKVAKFGGSSMSHEEQFRKVREIVLADPNREVVVVSALGKRTDEDDKVTDLLYLIHAYLQHKVDWTPLWERITQRFIQVRDLLSLDFPIEKELTTIETHLKQEKVTIDYLVSRGEYLTAQLMAEYLGYTFADASELIYFDYEGGIDFPRTEQAVREMYQKHQKLIVPGFYGANPAGKEKLLGRGGSDITGSVLASALQADLYENWTDVSGIMMADPRIIDSPKVIEEISFRELREMAYMGANVLHESAIFPVQEADIPIQIKNTNRPNDHGTKISNHEVEKENGLTGIAGRKDFLSITLFKRHMSDEIGFIWKAMSIFAKHGISIEHIPSGIDNIGVVVSAELIMDKLFLITKELREELGVEEIEIIEDLALISVVGGPHKEPIGLSGKVLSILNELEIRTSILSQGAQELNLIIGVPNTQYETVVKGIYEGMVRRHVGNTPNGVTSNS, from the coding sequence ATGAAAGTCGCAAAATTTGGTGGAAGCTCGATGTCTCATGAAGAACAGTTCCGTAAAGTCCGTGAGATCGTGTTAGCTGATCCTAATCGAGAAGTCGTTGTCGTTTCCGCTTTAGGAAAAAGAACCGATGAAGACGATAAAGTGACCGATTTACTCTATTTGATCCATGCGTATCTTCAACATAAGGTTGATTGGACGCCACTATGGGAACGGATCACACAACGTTTTATTCAAGTTAGGGATCTTCTGTCACTCGACTTTCCGATTGAAAAAGAATTAACCACGATCGAAACACATCTAAAACAGGAAAAAGTGACGATCGATTATTTAGTCAGTCGTGGGGAGTATCTGACTGCGCAATTGATGGCGGAATATTTAGGGTATACCTTTGCAGACGCAAGTGAGCTGATCTACTTTGATTATGAAGGAGGCATCGACTTTCCGCGTACAGAGCAAGCAGTACGCGAGATGTACCAGAAACACCAAAAGTTGATCGTCCCAGGATTTTATGGTGCCAACCCAGCAGGAAAAGAAAAATTACTTGGTCGTGGGGGCAGTGATATTACCGGCTCCGTTTTAGCAAGTGCCTTACAGGCAGATCTTTATGAAAATTGGACGGATGTTTCAGGCATCATGATGGCAGACCCAAGAATCATTGACTCACCGAAAGTCATTGAAGAGATCTCTTTCCGTGAATTACGAGAAATGGCTTATATGGGTGCCAATGTCTTGCATGAATCCGCGATTTTTCCTGTACAAGAAGCTGATATCCCGATCCAAATCAAAAATACGAATCGACCGAATGATCATGGAACAAAAATCTCAAATCATGAAGTCGAAAAAGAAAATGGATTGACGGGGATTGCAGGAAGAAAAGACTTTCTTTCAATCACCTTGTTCAAACGACATATGTCAGACGAGATCGGTTTTATTTGGAAAGCCATGAGTATTTTTGCAAAACATGGCATCTCGATCGAGCATATCCCCTCTGGCATCGATAATATCGGTGTCGTCGTTTCGGCGGAATTGATCATGGATAAATTGTTTTTGATCACGAAAGAATTACGTGAGGAATTAGGCGTAGAGGAAATCGAGATCATCGAAGACTTGGCTTTGATTTCTGTTGTAGGTGGCCCACATAAGGAACCAATTGGACTTTCTGGAAAAGTATTATCGATTTTGAATGAGTTAGAAATCAGGACCTCGATTTTATCGCAAGGTGCGCAAGAGTTGAATTTGATCATCGGCGTACCCAATACACAATATGAAACCGTGGTAAAAGGAATCTATGAAGGGATGGTGAGGCGACATGTTGGCAACACACCGAATGGCGTTACATCAAATTCCTGA